From a single Pleurodeles waltl isolate 20211129_DDA chromosome 8, aPleWal1.hap1.20221129, whole genome shotgun sequence genomic region:
- the LOC138249011 gene encoding uncharacterized protein, translating into MDATNTLSPPLLTDASNTLMTPQLMDASNTLMPPLLTDASNTLMTPQLMDASNTLMPPLLTDASNTLTPPLVMDATNTLMPPLLMDASNTLMTPQLMDASNPLMPPLLTDASNTLTPPLVMDATNTLMPPLLMDASNTLTLPLLTDASNTLIPPLLMDTRFTLPPPLLMDASNTLTPPLLTDASNTLTPPLLTDASNTFMPPLVMDATNTLMPPLLMDASNTLPPPLTTYASNTLTPPLLMDTTNTLTPPLLMDANNTVKPPLLMDTRSTLPPSLLMDTSNTLTRPVLTDGSNTLTSPLLTDKSNTLTPPLLMDASNTLTPPLLMDASNTLMPPQVMNTSNTPTPPLLMDASNTLTPPLLMDTRSTLPPPLLTDESTTLTPPLLTDASNTLTSSLLMDASNTLTPPLLMDARSTLLPPLLTDASNTLTPPLLTDASNTLTPPLLMDASNTLTPPLLMDASNTLMPPQVMNTSNTPTPPLLMDASNTLTPPLLMDTRSTLPPPLLTDESTTLTPPLLTDASNTLTPSLLMDASNTLTPPLLMDARSTLLPPLLTDASNTLTPPLLTDASNTLTPPLLMDASNTLTPPLLMDASNTLTPRLLMDARSTLLPHHASFSVQFFLDCWNCSGCNHILTNTEKMPDLA; encoded by the coding sequence ATGGATGCAACTAACACACTCTCGCCTCCTCTGCTAACAGATGCAAGTAACACACTCATGACTCCTCAGCTAATGGATGCAAGTAACACACTCATGCCTCCTCTGCTAACAGATGCAAGTAATACACTCATGACTCCACAGCTAATGGACGCAAGTAACACACTCATGCCTCCTCTGCTAACAGATGCAAGTAATACACTCACACCTCCTCTGGTAATGGATGCAACGAACACACTCATGCCTCCTCTGCTAATGGATGCAAGTAATACACTCATGACTCCACAGCTAATGGACGCAAGTAACCCACTCATGCCTCCTTTGCTAACAGATGCAAGTAATACACTCACACCTCCTCTGGTAATGGATGCAACGAACACACTCATGCCTCCTCTGCTAATGGATGCAAGTAACACACTTACACTTCCTCTGCTAACGGATGCAAGTAATACACTCATTCCTCCTCTGCTAATGGACACAAGATTCACACTCCCGCCTCCTCTGCTAATGGACGCAAGTAACACACTCACACCTCCTTTGCTAACAGATGCAagcaacacactcacacctcctCTGCTAACAGATGCAAGTAACACATTCATGCCTCCTCTGGTAATGGATGCAACTAACACACTCATGCCTCCTCTGCTAATGGATGCAAGTAACACACTCCCGCCTCCTCTGACAACATATGCAAGTAACACACTCACACCTCCTCTGCTAATGGATACAACTAACACACTCACACCTCCTCTGCTAATGGATGCAAATAACACAGTTAAGCCTCCTCTGCTAATGGACACAAGATCCACACTCCCGCCTTCTCTGCTAATGGACACAAGTAACACACTCACACGTCCTGTTCTAACAGATGGAAGCAACACACTCACATCTCCTCTGCTAACAGATAAAagcaacacactcacacctcctCTGCTAATGGATGCAAGTAACACACTTACACCTCCTCTGCTAATGGATGCAAGTAACACACTCATGCCTCCTCAGGTAATGAACACAAGTAACACACCCACACCTCCTCTGCTAATGGATGCAAGTAACACACTTACACCTCCTCTGCTAATGGACACAAGATCCACACTCCCGCCTCCTCTGCTAACGGATGAAAGTACCACACTCACACCTCCTCTGCTAACAGATGCAAGCAACACACTCACATCTTCTCTGCTAATGGATGCAAGTAATACACTTACACCTCCTCTGCTAATGGATGCAAGATCCACACTCCTGCCTCCTCTGCTAACGGACGCAagcaacacactcacacctcctCTGCTAACAGATGCAagcaacacactcacacctcctCTGCTAATGGATGCAAGTAACACACTTACACCTCCTCTGCTAATGGATGCAAGTAACACACTCATGCCTCCTCAGGTAATGAACACAAGTAACACACCCACACCTCCTCTGCTAATGGATGCAAGTAACACACTTACACCTCCTCTGCTAATGGACACAAGATCCACACTCCCGCCTCCTCTGCTAACGGATGAAAGTACCACACTCACACCTCCTCTGCTAACAGATGCAAGCAACACACTCACACCTTCTCTGCTAATGGATGCAAGTAATACCCTTACACCTCCTCTGCTAATGGATGCAAGATCCACACTCCTGCCTCCTCTGCTAACGGACGCAagcaacacactcacacctcctCTGCTAACAGATGCAagcaacacactcacacctcctCTGCTAATGGATGCAAGTAACACACTTACACCTCCTCTGCTAATGGATGCAAGTAACACACTTACACCTCGTCTACTAATGGATGCAAGATCCACACTCCTGCCTCATCATGCCTCCTTCTCTGTTCAGTTCTTCCTGGACTGCTGGAACTGCAGTGGATGTAATCACATCTTAACAAACACCGAGAAAATGCCAGATCTGGCATAA